One Glycine soja cultivar W05 chromosome 2, ASM419377v2, whole genome shotgun sequence genomic region harbors:
- the LOC114370477 gene encoding ammonium transporter 3 member 1-like produces MSSSSYDIPLPSSLLPSEASPEWNNKADNAWQLTAATLVGLQSVPGLVILYGSMVKRKWAVNSAFMALYAFACVLICWVSWAHRMAFGARLLPFVGAPNHALAEKFLLAKSTIGYFPMADFVFYQFAFAAITLVLLAGSLLGRMNFYAWMMFVPLWLTLSYTVGAFSIWDDDGFLQGKIIDYAGGFVIHLSSGVAGFTAAYWVGPRISQDRQNFPPNNIIHVLGGAGFLWMGWTGFNGGAPFQVGEIASLAIYNTHLCTATSLLVWLTLDMIVYTKSSVIGAVQGMITGLVCITPGAGLVDPWAAVLMGALSGSIPWYTMMVLHKKSAFFQSVDDTLGVFHTHAVAGLLGGILSGVFAKPDLLRIMYQDTNYCPGLFYTFFKGEVDHGFRQIWYQLLGAGFIIVWNVVITSLICILISRIVDLRMKEEDLEVGDDAAHGEEAYALWGDGERMRIPLRLHIGPTIPSLCRKRFSIPLTRKEGE; encoded by the exons atGAGTTCTAGTTCTTATGATATCCCTTTGCCATCGTCCCTTTTGCCAAGCGAGGCATCGCCGGAGTGGAACAACAAAGCAGACAACGCGTGGCAGCTCACGGCGGCAACCCTAGTGGGCCTCCAGAGCGTTCCCGGGCTCGTGATCCTATATGGCAGCATGGTAAAGCGCAAATGGGCCGTGAACTCGGCGTTCATGGCCCTGTACGCCTTCGCGTGTGTGCTCATTTGTTGGGTTTCATGGGCACACCGCATGGCGTTCGGGGCCAGGCTTTTACCCTTTGTGGGAGCGCCCAACCATGCCTTGGCCGAGAAGTTTCTCCTCGCAAAGTCAACAATTGGGTATTTTCCAATGGCTGACTTTGTGTTCTACCAGTTTGCTTTTGCCGCAATTACTCTTGTGTTGCTTGCAGGGTCCTTGCTTGGGAGAATGAACTTCTATGCGTGGATGATGTTTGTCCCTTTGTGGCTTACGTTGTCTTATACCGTTGGTGCCTTCAGCATATGGGACGATGATGGGTTCCTTCAGGGAAAAATAATTGACTATGCTGGTGGGTTTGTCATTCATTTGTCTTCTGGCGTTGCGGGTTTCACAGCTGCTTATTGG GTTGGTCCAAGAATTTCACAGGACAGGCAAAACTTTCCACCAAACAACATAATTCACGTGCTTGGAGGTGCAGGGTTTTTGTGGATGGGTTGGACAGGTTTCAATGGTGGAGCTCCATTTCAAGTGGGAGAAATCGCATCCTTGGCCATTTACAATACCCATCTTTGCACTGCCACAAGCCTACTCGTTTGGCTTACGCTTGACATGATTGTATATACCAAGAGCTCAGTCATAGGTGCTGTCCAGGGAATGATCACTGGCCTCGTCTGCATCACACCAGGTGCAG GCTTGGTGGATCCATGGGCAGCAGTATTGATGGGAGCATTGTCTGGTTCCATTCCATGGTACACAATGATGGTGCTACACAAAAAATCCGCATTCTTTCAAAGTGTAGATGACACATTAGGAGTCTTTCACACTCATGCTGTGGCTGGTCTTCTTGGGGGTATCCTTTCTGGCGTGTTTGCCAAACCCGACCTTCTAAGAATAATGTATCAAGATACAAATTATTGCCCCGGCTTATTCTACACCTTTTTTAAGGGGGAAGTGGACCATGGCTTTAGGCAAATTTGGTACCAATTACTTGGAGCAGGTTTTATTATTGTTTGGAATGTTGTTATTACTAGCCTCATTTGTATTCTCATAAGCCGCATTGTGGATCTTAGGATGAAAGAAGAGGATCTTGAGGTTGGTGATGATGCTGCCCATGGGGAAGAAGCATATGCATTGTGGGGTGATGGAGAGAGAATGAGGATCCCTCTTCGTCTTCATATAGGTCCAACAATTCCTTCCTTGTGCCGAAAAAGGTTTTCAATTCCTCTCACTAGGAAAGAAGGAGAATAG
- the LOC114369649 gene encoding uncharacterized protein At1g76070-like produces the protein MDKLSQMKNNLFKFLPNQPLASFQNPNLSPSGSVTPGAGRTPTHRVSIVPKEARRRHKTESFSGWEPNSPKVSCMGQVKSKKKRKAHEQIKVQTQESENKRFLRWIFMRNGEGTKESGNLEEKASTTEVAPSLGTMKKFASGREGSLRDFDVALMER, from the coding sequence ATGGATAAATTGTCTCAAATGAAAAACAACTTGTTCAAGTTCTTGCCAAATCAACCCTTAGCTTCTTTTCAAAACCCTAATCTGAGTCCTAGTGGAAGTGTTACCCCAGGGGCAGGTCGAACACCAACACATAGGGTCTCAATTGTTCCCAAAGAAGCTCGAAGAAGGCACAAAACTGAAAGTTTTAGTGGATGGGAGCCCAATTCGCCCAAGGTGTCTTGTATGGGCCAAGTGAAGagcaagaagaagagaaaggccCATGAACAGATAAAGGTTCAAACACAAGAGAGTGAAAATAAGAGGTTTTtgcgttggattttcatgagaAATGGTGAGGGCACAAAAGAAAGTGGGAATTTGGAAGAGAAGGCATCAACCACAGAGGTAGCTCCATCGTTGGGTACAATGAAGAAATTTGCAAGTGGGCGAGAAGGATCATTGCGTGATTTCGATGTCGCACTTATGGAAAGGTAA